AGGACAACCATTAATACATGAAGTACAATGCATACAATTATTACTCCATTGTGGAGCACTATTAATAAATGTAATATTATTTAATGGACATCTAGCAACACAAGTTGTACACTTAATACATTTATCATTAACATGAAAGTTTTTAGTACCTATAAGACTTTTATAGAAAAAGACATTCCCAATAGAAGATTGAATTTTACCTTTGAAAGAACTAGGCCTTCTAAAGAATTCTTTATTTTCTTTAATTTCATCGGCAATTGATTCAATTTTATTTTTTTGAATTTTTAAAGCTTTTTGAACATTAGGGTTTGATACAGGTGAAGTAGGATATAACATAATATAATTTGCAGGCATATTAATTGCATCAAAACCTTTAAGTTTTAAACCAATATTTTTACAGGAATTTTTAATATATTTTAAAGAATTACCTGGAGTTCCACCACAATCCACTATAACATAAACTTCATCAGATCCTTTAAAAGTACATTTTTTAATAAATTCATCAACAGGACGTGGAACTCTCCAAGCATAAATAGGTAGAACAAAAACAAATGGTTTATCAGATTCAAGTAAAACTCCCTCATCAGAAGATTTCATTAATGGAGTCAATGATAAAAGTTTATCATTAATTTTTTTAGCAATACCTTCTGCAATAAATCTACTATTTCCAGTTCCTGAAAAATATAAAATCAAAAATATCACCTTAATAATTAAAAATTTTTATATAACCATAATTTATTATAAATTTTCAAATATAAATTATTTACTTTTTATAGTATATACATAATTAATTAAATTAAAAATTAAAAGAAAATATAAACAAAATCAAAAAAATGAACAAAAATAAGATTAATTAAAAAATAAAAAACCTAAAAAATAAGATCCAATTAAAATAAAAAATATTAAAAAATAAAAAAACCTAAAAAATAAGATCCAATTAAAATAAAAAATATTAAAAAATAAAAAAAAACCTAAAAAATAAGATCCAATTAAAATAAAAAATATTAAAAAATAAAAAAAAACCTAAAAAATAAGATCCAATTAAAATAAAAAATATTAAAAAATAAAAAAACCTAAAAAATAAGATCCAATTAAAATAAAAAATATTAAAAAATAAAAAAAAACCTAAAAAATAAGATCCAATTAAATTAAAAAATATTAAAAAATAAAAAAACCTAAAAAATAAGATCCAATTAAATTAAAAAATATTAAAAAATATTAAAAAATAAAAATATGAAAATTACTAAAAGATAATAATTAAAAAATAAAAAAACCTAAAAAAATGAAAATTACTAAAAGATAATAATTAAAAAATAAAAAAACCTAAAAAAATGAAAATTACTAAAAGATAATAATTAAAAAATTCTATATAAATTTTTAATTAAATATCTTTTTTATAATTAAATACATCTACAACAATAGGTTTTGGTGAGAGTAAAATATCATCATTTAATAAACTATGAGTACATAATACGCATTGATTTTCTTTAAGGTTTGACAATTTATCTTTCCAATTTTTCTTAGAATCATCCAAGTTACTAATATTCTCAGATATTTTATTAAAAGTATTTGAACTAGGACTAAAGTATATTCTATCTGTAATATTATTAAGCTCTTTTAAAGATGCTTTCTCAAGTTCATCTTGAATAATAAATGCCATTGACCAACCATATCCATTACCCTTTTTAATTATTTTAGATGCAATAGTATTTTGACGTATATTTATATTTTCTGCATTATCTAATACTGCAAAAAAAGGGAATTCCCATAAACCTTCCATTAATTTATAATTCCATAAATCATTTAATATAACATCATAAACAAATCTTTGAGTAATTTTACTATATGGACTTAAATCAACTAATTTAACTTTACCTGAAAAATCATTTAGATATGACCAATCAAAGGTAGCACCACCATTAAATGGATCATCTTCAAATAAATCATTCATTTTTTTAATAACTTTATATCCATCAGCACGATATAATTCTTCTTTTAGTTTATTAAGATTAAGATGTTTATATTTCTGAAGAGATTTAATAAGAGTAATATAAATTAAACCTAATTCTTTAGGTTCTAAACTTTTAAAACTCTGATGACACCAAGAAATAAATCTTTGTGCAACATGAACATTATCTTCTTCAACAAAATCATCTTCAAAATATCTTAAAAATTTTTTAAATGGATTAAATGGTATTTTTCTAATATTTTTAGAATATTTATTACCAAGATTATCTTTAAGATAATTAAATTTACCATTACAATCTATAATAAAACTAGGTATATTATTATAAGATAAATCTACAATTAAATTCTGAACAAGACAATATTTACATGGACTTGCTTTACCTTCAATTATAATATTTTGACTTTCAAAATCAGGATTTCCATATTCCCAATAAAATTTATAATTACTTCCAGATGCTGTACCTAATAATGGACGAATATCTTTTAAATAATTATCTTCTTTAGATTCTTTATTTTCTATGGATATTTCCTTTATAACATTACCTTGAAAATCAAAAATCCATCCTTCAAATCCAAAACCTTCAATTGGTTTTAAAAAATTTGAATATTGTCTTTTATTGAAATCTATAATTAAAATATATATTTCATCTTCAAATTTATAAATTCCATCTTCAATTTCTTTAAATTTTGTATTTACATAATTTTTTAAAATTGGAATTGTCTCATTAAATTTAAGATCTTCATCAATACCAATTTTTTTAAGTAATAATGTTGTTTCGTTTTCCATCAAATATCCTCACTAATTTTTATAGAATTTGATAAAATTTTAAAAAAAAAGCCCTAAACAACAATACAGTATAAAATATAACTATAGTTATATTTAAGTTTTACTGAATATTAATAGAAAAGTAGAAAATATAAAAAAATAATTTATTAATAAAAATAGAATATTTACAAAAAAATTAAAAAATTAATATATCGAATATTAATTAATTTTTAAATATATAAAAGCATCCTAGAAATTTAAAATAGGAACAGTTGTATATTCTAAAAGACTTTCTCCATGGAAATTAAAAATCCAACCTTT
The sequence above is drawn from the Methanobrevibacter wolinii SH genome and encodes:
- a CDS encoding EFR1 family ferrodoxin (N-terminal region resembles flavodoxins. C-terminal ferrodoxin region binds two 4Fe-4S clusters.) — its product is MILYFSGTGNSRFIAEGIAKKINDKLLSLTPLMKSSDEGVLLESDKPFVFVLPIYAWRVPRPVDEFIKKCTFKGSDEVYVIVDCGGTPGNSLKYIKNSCKNIGLKLKGFDAINMPANYIMLYPTSPVSNPNVQKALKIQKNKIESIADEIKENKEFFRRPSSFKGKIQSSIGNVFFYKSLIGTKNFHVNDKCIKCTTCVARCPLNNITFINSAPQWSNNCMHCTSCINGCPVEAIEYGDKTEMRNRYYLKQSYDDIN